Proteins from one Anastrepha obliqua isolate idAnaObli1 chromosome 2, idAnaObli1_1.0, whole genome shotgun sequence genomic window:
- the LOC129239296 gene encoding cyclin-K: MPCWYYDKKELRDTPSILDGTSLETERRYRKEGARFIMNCGTQMGLGHNTMATGVVYFHRFYMFHSFKSFPRYVTACCCLFLAGKVEETPKKCRDIIKIARTLLSDNYFYSFGEDPKEEVMTLERILLQTIKFDLQVEHPYTFLLKYAKCFRGDQVKLQKMVQMAWNFVNDSLSTVVCLQWEPEIIAVALIHLASKLSKFTVVDWVGRQPSHNRWWDMFVSDVTMEILEDICHQVLDLYQPNQKETPESNSPPQKPPSRADSPTPTKPVITTASTGSPAAKVKPPPPSTFNAVTAISAAIPTVGELSNIQTIKSLANSCPIVPTAGEPAAIPTVGMASTYHNMYPPPPSVTHQIHSLYSTSAPAPPQPPTQHYGAPGGPQSVVPPPLPPPMGPYGMAAAPGWGGPALNSNSHYPANVPQPMPPGSSGGGGGSSQHGYQGSSQYSRRNYL; the protein is encoded by the exons ATGCCTTGCTGGTATTACGATAAAAAGGAATTGCGCGATACGCCGTCCATCCTGGATGGGACATCATTGGAGACAGAACGGCGGTATCGCAAAGAAGGTGCGCGCTTTATTATGAATTGTGGCACACAAATGGGATTAGGTCACAACACAATGGCCACCGGCGTAGTATACTTTCATCGATTCTATATGTTTCACTCCTTTAAAAGCTTCCCACGATATGTCACCGCTTGCTGTTGCCTCTTTCTCGCTGGTAAAGTTGAAGAAACTCCAAAGAAATGTCGAGACATTATTAAAATAGCAAGAACTCTGCTTTcggataattatttttactccTTTGGTGAGGACCCAAAAGAG GAGGTAATGACGCTGGAGCGCATTTTGCTGCAAACTATTAAATTTGACTTGCAAGTAGAGCATCCCTACACGTTCCTACTAAAATATGCCAAATGTTTCCGTGGTGATCAAGTAAAATTGCAAAAGATGGTACAAATGGCTTGGAATTTTGTAAATGACTCCTTAAGCACTGTTGTGTGTTTGCAATGGGAACCTGAGATAATAGCAGTTGCGTTAATACATCTGGCCAGTAAGTTGAGCAAATTCACCGTCGTCGATTGGGTGGGACGTCAGCCGAGCCATAATCGGTGGTGGGACATGTTCGTTTCTGATGTGACAATGGAGATACTCGAGGATATATGCCATCAAGTTTTGGATTTATATCAGCCCAATCAAAAAGAGACACCGGAGTCGAATAGTCCACCTCAAAAACCGCCAAGTCGAGCGGACAGCCCTACCCCCACAAAACCTGTTATTACAACGGCAAGTACTGGTTCGCCAGCTGCCAAAGTAAAACCGCCACCGCCCAGTACTTTTAACGCAGTAACCGCAATTTCTGCTGCTATACCAACTGTTGGAGAGCTTAGCAATATTCAAACTATCAAGTCACTTGCTAACTCTTGTCCAATAGTGCCAACAGCTGGTGAGCCAGCTGCAATACCAACTGTGGGTATGGCATCAACTTATCACAATATGTACCCGCCGCCACCATCTGTGACGCATCAAATACATTCACTTTATAGCACATCGGCTCCAGCGCCACCACAACCACCCACACAACATTACGGTGCTCCGGGAGGTCCACAAAGTGTCGTTCCGCCGCCACTTCCACCACCAATGGGGCCCTACGGTATGGCAGCAGCACCAGGTTGGGGAGGCCCAGCATTGAACTCCAATTCGCATTACCCAGCAAATGTGCCACAACCAATGCCACCAGGGTCAAGCGGTGGTGGCGGAGGTTCATCTCAGCATGGCTACCAGGGATCGTCGCAATATTCCAGGCGCAATTACCTGTGA